In Bubalus kerabau isolate K-KA32 ecotype Philippines breed swamp buffalo chromosome 4, PCC_UOA_SB_1v2, whole genome shotgun sequence, one DNA window encodes the following:
- the KRT39 gene encoding keratin, type I cytoskeletal 39, with protein MRCEKNLTGYCWLLGWKSQQKGELPAYCDTTYSRGYISASKRKKPRGLEFRTSRGCLELWIPETTDFEINQSWAHTLDTKGCTTTMSSTTPCQSCSGITDLTTILPNTSCQHGGLKANSCQPTGHVLRTLQSQDYEPTPCFSLTPLCLINNFNTCPFLDDCGWCDGGINSNEKETMKILNNRLTNYLEKVRMLERENATLECKIQEECNKELPVICPDYLSYYATIEELQQKILCTKAENSRLVSQIDNTKLTADDLRAKYEAEVSLRQLVEADANGLQQILNALTLGKADLEAQVQSLKEELLCLKNDHEQEISSLQSQLGDRLNIEVTSAPSVDLNRVLREMRCQYESIMETNRKDVEEWFNTQMEELNQQVVTSTQQQQCYQKEIIELRRTMNALEIELHAQHRMRDSQECALTETEARYAVLLAQIQCLIDNLEAQLAEIRGALERQNQEYEILLDVKSQLECEIATYHSLLESSDGKLPCHSCAIKHEPSACISSKARTMECTAPVHTSSLGPCGIHESRSPCSILPRILVKICTITEEIKDGKVISSHKHVQPCFITRTAKAWRPKVIKMTLIHEREVNPCFCQNPPVP; from the exons ATGCGATGTGAGAAAAACTTGACTGGCTATTGCTGGCTTTTAGGATGGAAAAGCCAGCAA AAAGGAGAACTTCCTGCCTACTGTGACACCACCTACAGCAGAGGCTATATAAGTGCTTCAAAGAGGAAAAAGCCAAGAGGCTTGGAATTTAGAACCAGTCGTGGTTGCCTTGAGCTTTGGATCCCGGAGACCACAGACTTTGAAATCAACCAAAGCTGGGCACACACTCTGGATACCAAGGGCTGTACAACAACTATGTCTTCCACAACACCTTGCCAAAGCTGTTCTGGGATTACAGATTTAACAACCATCCTTCCTAACACCAGCTGCCAGCATGGTGGTCTTAAAGCCAATAGCTGTCAACCAACCGGCCATGTTCTGAGAACTCTCCAGTCCCAGGACTACGAACCCACTCCTTGCTTTTCTCTCACACCCCTCTGCTTAATCAACAACTTCAACACCTGTCCCTTTCTGGATGATTGTGGCTGGTGTGATGGTGGCATCAACAGTAATGAGAAAGAGACCATGAAAATCTTGAACAATCGCCTTACTAACTACCTGGAAAAGGTACGAATGCTGGAACGAGAGAACGCCACACTGGAGTGCAAAATCCAGGAAGAATGTAACAAAGAACTCCCGGTCATATGTCCTGACTACCTGTCCTACTATGCAACCATTGAGGAGCTCCAGCAAAAG ATCTTGTGTACCAAGGCTGAGAATTCCAGACTGGTTTCACAAATTGACAACACCAAACTGACTGCTGATGACTTGAGAGCCAA GTATGAAGCTGAGGTGTCCCTACGCCAGCTAGTGGAGGCAGATGCCAATGGCCTACAGCAGATCCTGAATGCACTGACGCTGGGCAAGGCTGACCTGGAGGCACAAGTCCAGTCTCTGAAAGAGGAGCTCCTTTGCCTCAAAAACGACCATGAACAG GAAATCAGTTCCTTACAGAGCCAGCTTGGGGACAGACTCAACATTGAAGTGACCAGTGCCCCGTCTGTTGACCTAAACCGGGTTCTACGAGAAATGAGATGTCAGTATGAGTCGATCATGGAGACAAACCGCAAAGATGTAGAAGAGTGGTTCAACACACAG ATGGAGGAGCTGAACCAGCAGGTGGTGACCAGCACTCAACAACAGCAGTGCTACCAGAAGGAGATCATTGAACTGAGACGCACCATGAATGCTCTGGAGATTGAACTGCACGCCCAGCACCGCATG AGAGACTCCCAGGAATGTGCCCTGACAGAAACGGAAGCCCGCTACGCAGTCTTGCTGGCCCAGATCCAGTGTCTGATCGATAACCTAGAGGCTCAGCTGGCAGAGATCCGGGGGGCCCTGGAAAGACAGAACCAAGAATACGAGATTCTGCTAGATGTCAAGTCACAGCTGGAGTGTGAGATTGCCACATACCACAGCCTTCTGGAGAGCTCAGATGGCAA gcttccctgtcacTCGTGTGCCATCAAGCATGAGCCTTCTGCTTGCATATCCAGCAAGGCCAGGACCATGGAATGCACAGCCCCAGTTCACACATCATCCTTAGGCCCCTGTGGGATACATGAGTCCCGCAGCCCCTGCAGCATCCTGCCCAGAATTCTGGTTAAAATCTGCACCATCACTGAGGAGATCAAGGATGGGAAAGTCATTTCTTCTCACAAGCACGTGCAGCCTTGCTTCATCACCAGAACTGCCAAAGCCTGGCGTCCCAAGGTGATAAAAATGACTCTGATTCATGAAAGAGAGGTCAATCCTTGTTTCTGCCAGAACCCCCCAGTCCCTTGA
- the KRT40 gene encoding keratin, type I cytoskeletal 40 encodes MASDCSPTGCSSESSARASDCALASTCSMETTCLPSACATSICQTPSFLSGSRLPTGCLPPACFAGSCNIPCVVGNCASCEDGVFNSNEKETMQFLNDRLASYLEKVRGLEELNAELECRIREQCEEDVPLVCPDYQCYFDTIEDLQQKILCTKAENCRLAVQLDNCKLAADDFRSKYESELSLRQLVETDISGLRGILGELTVCRSDLEAHVESLKDDLLCLKKSHEEEVNVLRGQLGDRLSVELDTAPTTDLNRVLDEMRCQYETVLANNRRDVEEWFAAQTEELNQQQLSSAEQLQGCQTEILELKRTANTLEIELQAQQSLTESLECTVAETEAQYSSELAQIQCLIDNVENQLAEIRCDLERQNQEYQVLLDTKARLECEINTYQGLLDSEDSRLPCNPCSATSTSNDTCEPCSAYIICTVENSCP; translated from the exons CCAGACCCCCAGCTTTCTATCCGGATCTCGCCTGCCAACTGGGTGCCTCCCGCCCGCCTGCTTTGCTGGGAGTTGTAATATTCCGTGCGTGGTGGGGAACTGTGCCTCGTGTGAGGATGGTGTGTTCAACAGTAACGAGAAGGAGACGATGCAGTTCCTGAATGACAGGCTCGCCAGCTATCTGGAGAAGGTGCGCGGGCTGGAGGAGTTGAATGCCGAGTTGGAATGCAGGATCCGAGAACAGTGTGAAGAGGATGTCCCGTTGGTGTGCCCTGATTATCAGTGTTACTTCGACACCATTGAAGATCTCCAACAAAAG ATCTTGTGTACGAAGGCCGAGAATTGCAGACTTGCTGTACAGCTTGACAACTGCAAACTGGCTGCTGATGACTTTAGGTCAAA GTACGAGTCTGAACTCTCTCTTCGCCAGCTGGTAGAGACTGACATTAGTGGCCTGCGTGGGATTCTGGGAGAGCTGACTGTGTGCAGATCTGATCTGGAGGCCCATGTGGAGTCTCTGAAGGATGATCTCCTTTGCCTTAAGAAGAGCCATGAAGAG GAGGTCAACGTGCTTCGTGGACAGCTGGGTGACCGACTCAGTGTGGAGCTAGACACGGCCCCCACTACGGATCTCAACAGGGTCTTGGATGAGATGCGTTGTCAGTATGAAACTGTGCTCGCCAACAACCGCAGAGACGTGGAAGAATGGTTCGCTGCTCAG ACAGAGGAACTGAATCAGCAGCAGCTATCCAGTGCAGAGCAGCTGCAGGGCTGCCAGACGGAGATCTTGGAACTGAAGCGCACAGCCAACACTCTGGAAATTGAGCTTCAagcacagcagagcctg ACAGAATCTCTGGAATGCACCGTGGCAGAGACTGAGGCCCAGTACAGCTCGGAGCTGGCCCAGATACAATGTCTGATCGATAACGTGGAGAACCAGCTGGCTGAGATCCGCTGCGACCTGGAGCGGCAGAACCAGGAGTATCAGGTGCTGCTGGACACCAAGGCCCGGCTGGAGTGTGAGATCAACACATACCAGGGGCTGCTGGACAGCGAGGACAGCAG GCTGCCCTGTaacccatgttctgcaacaagcaCGTCAAACGACACTTGTGAGCCATGCTCGGCGTACATAATTTGCACAGTTGAAAACAGCTGTCCCTGA